The genomic interval GCCAGTTCACCCTGCCGAGGAGCAGCACCAGCAACCCCTTCTCGATCTTCGGACGGCAGCTCGTCACCGGCGGTGCGGTCGCCCCGGACGGCAGCCGGGTGGTACTGCGCACCTATGCCGACGCCCTGGAGTTCGACGTCACCAACGGCGACGTGGTCCGCGCCGTCACGCAGGGGACGCCCCGGGTCATCCCGCTGCCCGACGAACCGCAGGGCGAGACGGTCACGTACGGCTCGGACGGCACGGCACTGCTGACCCTCTCGGAGAAGGCGGAGGGCGAGTCCGCCGCCGACCCGGTGCTGCTGCGCTATCCGTTGGCGGATCGGGAGCCGAGGCCCTCCTCGTCGCCCGGTGCCGCCACCCCGGCGGTACCCGACGACACCCGACCCGACCGGGACCGGGCGGCGGAGTCGAGCCGGGACCTGCCCGGCCGGTTCGTCGGCGCGGTCGCGCTGACCCTGCTGCTCCTGGTGGCGGTCGGCGGATTCGCCATCTGGCGGGCCCGCCGCCGGCCGTCCGGCCGGGGTCGATAGCCGGCCACTCCCCGCCCGGGCAATCGATCCCGGGCGGCGCTAGCCGAGCCCCACCGACCGCCTGGCACTGGTCAACGCGGCCTGCTGCTCCCCGGGGAAGTAGCCCCACGGCCAGGACGACGCCCGGTCACCGCCGCGCTCCAGGTGGGTCCGGGCCCGGTCGCGCACTCCCGCCCTGCTGTAGTAGGCGCCGAACATCTGGTGCGCCACCATCAGCCAGGGATGGTCGGCGTAGGCGGCGGCACCGGCGAGGAACCGGTCCGACGCCGCGTCGACCTCGGCCCGCGCGGCGCGCTTCTTCAACGGGCCGCTGGTCATCACCCGGTACATCCGGGTCGCCATGTTGCCGACCATCCAGCCGTCGACCCAGACCTCGATGTACGCCTGCGGCGCGAGCGACCACAGCGGGTGCCCGTCCGGCAGGGTGGTGCGGCGCTCACGGGTGAAGCCGAGCATCTGGTCGGTGCTGCCGTACCACTTGCGGCAGAGGATGCTCAGCCGCTGGTGGTTGCCGAGGAAGGAGTCCGGGGCGAGCGCGAGCAGCCGGTTCCAGACCGCGTGCGGCTCGTCCGGGTGGATCGGGGCCGCCTTGGCGATGCTCTGCATGACCGTCCACGGCACCGGATCGTCCGGCGCCAGTTTCGCCGCCAGTCGCAACATGTCGCGGGACTCGCGGGACAGCTCCAGCAACCCGCGTACCTGCCGCTCCGAGGTGTATTTCATCTGCGCCGCGCCACGGGCCGCCCACGCGGCGGACCGCATGGCGGAGCCGGACAACAGCCACCAGTGCGGGTCGTCGGCGGCCCGTTCCGCCTCGGCCCGCAGGGTGCCGAGCCGCGCGGCGCCGACGTCACCCAGCACGTCGACGTAGAGTTCACGGCGGTCCGGGTCACCGGCGCTCTCGGCCAGGGCCCGGTAACCCGGGATCGCGTCACCGGCGGCCAGGGCGTCGACCGCGTGTTGCAGCACCGGGTCGGACCAGGCCAGGTTCATGTCGCTCGGCAGTGTCACGGCGGCGGACACTATCAGGTCCGCCTCCGCCCCCCGCTGGCCGTCACGACCCCGCCGGACCCCGCCGCGCCGACCTCACCGACGGGCGGCGGGTCAGCTCCCGTCGGCGCCGTCGAAGAGCCGGCGGTACTCGCCGTAGCCCTCGCGTTCGAGGTCGGCCAGCGGTACGAAGCGCAACGAGGCCGAGTTCATGCAGTACCGCATCCCGCCCCGGTCCCGTGGGCCGTCGTCGAAGAGATGGCCGAGATGGCTGTCCCCGTGCGCCGACCGCACCTCGGTACGGACCATCCCGAGGGTCGTGTCGTCGATCTGCACCACGTTCGCCGGTTCGATCGGGGCGGTGAAACTCGGCCAGCCGGTACCGCTGTCGTACTTGTCGACGGAGGCGAACAGCGGCTCGCCGGAGACGACGTCGACGTAGATGCCGGGTTCCTTGCTGTCCCAGTAGGCGTTCCGGAACGGCGGTTCCGTGCCGCTCTCCTGGGTGACGTGGTACTGCTGCTCGGACAGCCGGGAAATCGCCTCCGGGTCCTTGCGGTACTCCTTCGACACCACCAGTCCTCCTTGCCCGGATCCTGCCCGGACGGGTACGCCGGGCACTGCACCGCCACCGGCGGACGCTGGTCGCGCGGGCGGCAGAGCCGGAGTTTGCTACCCGGCCGGCGGCACCGGAAACCCGGCCGGCCGGTGCGGGTCGCCGGTCGCCCGGGGCAGTCGTTCGCGTGCGGTTGGGCCGGTGGTCACCGAAGCCGGGTGGTCAGGCAACGTCCGGCCGGTAGACCTCGGGGCGATCAAAGTTCGGACCCAGCCCAGGAGGACCGATGACCGCACTCGATCGGCGTACCCTGCTCCGCGCCG from Plantactinospora sp. BC1 carries:
- the msrB gene encoding peptide-methionine (R)-S-oxide reductase MsrB, whose protein sequence is MVSKEYRKDPEAISRLSEQQYHVTQESGTEPPFRNAYWDSKEPGIYVDVVSGEPLFASVDKYDSGTGWPSFTAPIEPANVVQIDDTTLGMVRTEVRSAHGDSHLGHLFDDGPRDRGGMRYCMNSASLRFVPLADLEREGYGEYRRLFDGADGS